The genomic stretch GTGGGAGCTGGCGAGTCGGCCGGACCATCCGATGGAGACCACCGCGCAGGAGATCCTCCGGTTCACCAGCCCGGCCATGCATGTGCTGCGCACCGCCACCGAGGACGCCGAACTGGCCGGGCGACGGGTGCGGGCGGGGGACCGGGTCGCGGTGTGGCTGCCGGCCGCCAACCGCGACCCCGGGGTCTTCCCGGACCCCGACCGGTTCGACGCGCTGCGCACCCCGAACCGGCATGTGGCGCTGGCCCCGGGCGAGCACTACTGCCTCGGATCGGCCCTCGCGCTGGCCGAACTCACCGTGTTCTTCGAGGAGTTGACCCGCAGGGTGCGACTGCCCGAACCGGCCGGTGAGCCGGTCCGGGCAGCCTCCAACCTCATCCGCGGCTTCGAGTCACTGCCCGTGCTGCTGCGGGGGCGGTGACCCCTGGCGCCCGTCCTGTCGCGGCGTCCCGCTGGTCAGGCCCAGTTCGGCGGCGCGCAGCCCCGCCTGGAACCGGGAGGAGGCGTCGAGGCGCTGCATCACCTCCGAGACATGGCGCCGGTACGTCCGTACGGACATGTCGAGTTCGCGGGCGGCGACCTCGTCCGTACGGCCGGTGCCCATCAGGTGCAGCACCTTCAGCAGCGTTTCCTCCTCCTCGCCGCCGTCCTGGGAGGTGAAGCGCATCGCGATGGACCAGTCGGCGGCCCGGCTGAACACCGCGTCGAACAGCACGCGTAAGGAGTGCACGGTGTGCGGTTCGCGGACCAGGACCGAGCGGGAGGTGCCCCGGTGCGCGGGCAGGATCGCCGCGGTGCGGTTCAGCAGGGCGAAGCCGGACAGCGGATGCAGCGACACCCGCACCTGGGCGCCGCGTCGGACACTGCTCTCCAGACAGCCGATACGGCAGCCCTCGCCGCCGTCGGCCGCCACGGTCAGCACCCGCACCGGAGCGCCGTGCTCCAGGAGCCACTGCTGGGTCGGCCAGGCGCCGCCGTAACGGCAGGAGTAGCGGGCGCCGAGATCGACGTAGCAGAGTTCCGGGGAGGTGCGCCGGGGCTGGGAACGCCAGTGGTCGAGCGCGGCGCGGAAGGCGTCCTCGGTGCGCAGGGGTTCGGCCGGGCCGGGGAGCGGCCCGCGGGCGCTGTCGTGCGCGTGCAGCGCGGACTGGATGAGCGCCTGCGCCTGGGCCAGGGCGGCCTTGACGTGATCGTCCTTGAAGGCTTCGTCGGGGATTTTCGGGACGGATTCGCGTATGTGCGGCTCTTCGTGCGAAAGGCTGCTTGCGGTAGTGCTCAAGATTCCCCCGTCTTGCGTTCTGTTTCCTCTTGTGTCTGTTCTCTCTGTTCTTGTCGGTGGATCCGGATGTCACCTACATGGTATAGGCCATCAAGATCCTCATGGCTGTATATAAGCCATCCTGTCGCTACATCGACATTTGGGAATAGCGCTCTGACCTGCGAAAACGCCGCCTCTATGTGGAATGGAACATTCCGCGGCGAGGGGGGCCTGACCTTCGGATTGGCCGATATGCTCGCTCGATGTTCCGGTTTCGGCTGCTCGTGACCTCATATGCCGTGTCCGCCTACGGCAATTACCTCAATCTCATCGCATTGAGCCTTTTCTCCTACGAAGTCACGGGCACCGCCTTCGGTATCGGGGCCGTGATGGCGCTACGGCTGCTCGCCGGGGTCGTGGCCGGGCCCATAGCCGGAGCGGTCGGCGCGCGGGTCGGGCGGCGTGGCGTGATGATCGGCGCCGATGCCGCGCAGGCCACCGCCATGGCCGTGCTTGCGGTGTGCGGGGCGCGGACGCCGTTATGGGTGCTCGGGTGTGTCGTCGTGGTGCTGGGGGCCGGGAACACCTTCTTCAGTGTCGCGCTGCGCAGCGCCGTGCCCGTCATGGTCGGGCAGGAGGGGCGCGCGCACGCCAACGGGCTGTTGGTCACCGCTCGTTCCCTCGCCACCGTCCTCGGGTTCGCCTCCGCCGCGCCCGTCATCGCCTACGGCGGATACG from Streptomyces davaonensis JCM 4913 encodes the following:
- a CDS encoding helix-turn-helix transcriptional regulator; amino-acid sequence: MSTTASSLSHEEPHIRESVPKIPDEAFKDDHVKAALAQAQALIQSALHAHDSARGPLPGPAEPLRTEDAFRAALDHWRSQPRRTSPELCYVDLGARYSCRYGGAWPTQQWLLEHGAPVRVLTVAADGGEGCRIGCLESSVRRGAQVRVSLHPLSGFALLNRTAAILPAHRGTSRSVLVREPHTVHSLRVLFDAVFSRAADWSIAMRFTSQDGGEEEETLLKVLHLMGTGRTDEVAARELDMSVRTYRRHVSEVMQRLDASSRFQAGLRAAELGLTSGTPRQDGRQGSPPPQQHGQ